The sequence below is a genomic window from Rhizobium gallicum bv. gallicum R602sp.
TCGCAGCAGTTCATCAGCAAGGAGGTTCTCGAAGATCCGGCGATCTATCCGACCGAGGACGTGATGAAGAAGCTCTTCACGGTTTCGCCCTGGGATCCGAAAACGCAGCGCACCGCGACCCGGCTCTGGACGAAAATTGTCACTGGCCAATAAGAAAATTCAGGCCCGGACGGAAACGCCCGGGCCTTTTCTTGGCGACTGCCGGCCGTGGGGAGGGCCTGTTCTCAAATCATGTCTCGGGGAACAACATGAAGTCACTTGGCAATATTCGCCGCACCTTCGCGCCTTGGGCCGATCCGGCTTCCAAGCCGTTTATCTCCTTCAAGAACGTGACGAAGAAGTTCGGCGACTTTACCGCCGTAAATGACCTGTCGCTGAATATCTATCATCGCGAATTCTTTGCATTGCTCGGCGCATCGGGCTGCGGCAAGTCGACATTGTTGCGCATGCTTGCGGGCTTCGAGCAGCCGACCTCCGGCGAAGTGATCCTCGACGGCACGAACCTGGCAGGTACTCCGCCCCACAGGCGGCCGGTCAACATGATGTTCCAGTCTTATGCGCTCTTCCCCCACATGACGGTCGAGAAGAACATCGCTTTCGGCCTTCGCCAGGACGGCATGCCGAAGGACGAGATTATCGAGCGCGTTATGCAGATGCTGAAGATGGTGAAGCTGGAGCAGTTTGCCTCCCGCAAGCCGAACCAGCTTTCGGGCGGTCAGCGTCAGCGCGTGGCGCTCGCCCGCTCGCTTGCCAAGCGCCCCAAAGTCCTTTTGCTCGACGAACCGCTTGGTGCACTCGACAAGAAGCTGCGCGAGGAAACGCAGTTCGAGCTCATGGACCTGCAGCAGAATCTCGGCCTCACCTTCGTCGTCGTGACCCACGACCAGGAAGAGGCGATGACGATGGCGGATCGCATCGCAGTCATGAGCCACGGCAAGGTCATCCAGGTGGCGACGCCGGCGGAAATCTACGAGGCCCCGAACTCACGTTTCGTTGCGGA
It includes:
- a CDS encoding ABC transporter ATP-binding protein — encoded protein: MKSLGNIRRTFAPWADPASKPFISFKNVTKKFGDFTAVNDLSLNIYHREFFALLGASGCGKSTLLRMLAGFEQPTSGEVILDGTNLAGTPPHRRPVNMMFQSYALFPHMTVEKNIAFGLRQDGMPKDEIIERVMQMLKMVKLEQFASRKPNQLSGGQRQRVALARSLAKRPKVLLLDEPLGALDKKLREETQFELMDLQQNLGLTFVVVTHDQEEAMTMADRIAVMSHGKVIQVATPAEIYEAPNSRFVADFIGDVNIFDGQVASAGAGRVEIAVDSGLTIKVATSDKPAKGSNAGFAIRPEKLKVLRHPPPHSSVNAASGELWDIGYLGDMTVFHVKLKSGKVVKASSLNAQRAVDDPFTYDQEVWISFAEDAGVLLRD